In Actinomycetota bacterium, the following are encoded in one genomic region:
- the rph gene encoding ribonuclease PH, whose protein sequence is MVRVDGRKPDEIRKVNIVRNFIPHAEGSVLFELGNTRVVCTASIEEKVPSFLKDTGQGWVTTEYSMLPRATEIRTPRESTMGRVAGRTQEIQRMIGRSLRSVVDLKALGELTIWIDCDVIQADGGTRTAAITGSFIALYDALGYLLKRERISGIPLSGYVAATSVGIVDGEPRLDLCFQEDAGAQVDMNVVMTDTGKIIEIQGTAERYPFTREEFQQLLDLAEKGIRKLIKIQRSLIGVEFSKDV, encoded by the coding sequence ATGGTAAGAGTAGATGGAAGAAAACCCGACGAAATTCGCAAGGTCAATATCGTTAGGAATTTCATTCCTCATGCAGAGGGTTCCGTCCTTTTTGAGCTCGGGAATACCAGAGTTGTCTGTACCGCGAGCATTGAGGAGAAGGTGCCAAGTTTCCTCAAGGATACGGGGCAGGGATGGGTTACAACGGAATATTCCATGCTTCCCAGGGCTACGGAGATCCGAACTCCCAGAGAATCCACAATGGGTAGGGTCGCCGGACGAACCCAGGAAATTCAACGGATGATCGGACGTTCCTTGAGATCGGTGGTGGACTTGAAGGCTTTAGGAGAGCTCACAATCTGGATCGACTGCGATGTCATACAGGCCGATGGAGGGACCCGAACGGCCGCAATCACGGGTTCGTTCATCGCTCTCTATGACGCCCTGGGTTACTTATTAAAGCGGGAAAGAATATCGGGAATACCCTTATCCGGATATGTTGCAGCCACAAGTGTGGGGATAGTGGATGGCGAACCCCGTTTGGACCTATGCTTCCAGGAGGATGCTGGGGCTCAGGTGGATATGAATGTGGTGATGACCGACACGGGGAAAATCATTGAAATACAAGGCACGGCCGAAAGATATCCCTTCACGAGGGAGGAATTTCAACAACTCCTTGACCTTGCGGAAAAGGGAATCAGGAAGCTCATTAAGATCCAAAGATCATTAATAGGAGTCGAATTTTCAAAGGATGTTTAA
- a CDS encoding MBL fold metallo-hydrolase, translated as MELIVLGASAAYPYKGKACSGYLIKERKTNLLLDCGTGVLSNLFRWLNPMDLDAIVITHLHTDHFLDIYPLRYFLQYDSIPSLPLKVLAPPEASDFVCQLISKKGREQFLELFAFSSISEKIKFEIGHLKLYFYPVPHFVPTFGVRVEGKGRKLAYSSDCSYHPKVVNLARGADMFICEATLQQKDASLQIGHLTARQAGEIAQQAKAKRLLLTHIWPPYDPLISKTEAQEVFDGEVILAEENRRYEV; from the coding sequence TTGGAGTTAATAGTCCTTGGGGCATCGGCGGCTTATCCCTATAAAGGAAAAGCTTGCAGTGGTTATCTCATAAAAGAGAGGAAAACCAATCTTTTGTTGGATTGTGGGACGGGGGTTTTGAGTAATCTTTTTCGCTGGCTCAATCCCATGGACCTCGATGCCATCGTGATCACCCATCTCCATACCGATCATTTTTTGGACATTTATCCATTGCGCTATTTTCTTCAATATGATTCCATACCATCTTTGCCCCTTAAAGTGCTTGCCCCACCTGAGGCTTCCGATTTCGTCTGTCAACTCATTTCGAAAAAGGGAAGGGAACAATTTTTAGAGCTCTTTGCATTCTCAAGCATAAGTGAGAAGATAAAATTCGAAATCGGACATTTAAAGCTCTATTTCTATCCAGTCCCTCATTTCGTTCCCACCTTTGGCGTGAGGGTGGAGGGGAAGGGGAGAAAACTCGCTTATTCATCCGATTGCTCCTATCATCCAAAGGTGGTAAATCTGGCGCGGGGGGCGGATATGTTTATTTGTGAGGCCACCCTTCAGCAAAAGGATGCCTCTTTGCAGATAGGACATTTAACGGCAAGGCAGGCAGGCGAAATTGCTCAACAAGCGAAAGCAAAAAGGCTCCTCTTGACTCACATTTGGCCCCCTTACGACCCACTCATCTCTAAAACTGAAGCCCAGGAAGTTTTCGATGGCGAAGTAATCTTGGCTGAGGAAAATAGAAGGTATGAAGTATAA
- a CDS encoding QueT transporter family protein, translated as MTFLTRGAIIAALYAAITILLAPISYGPLQVRVSEALTVLPYLEPAAIPGLFVGCIFANIYGGLGPWDIFGGSLLTLIAAFLTWQIGRIFRKSASPVIHYYYGPLLALLPPVIINAFGVAYILMVVLKVPYWITALYVGIGQSIAVYILGYPLLLILLKRGFPTGLSRLEGRKIREFKS; from the coding sequence ATGACCTTTCTCACCAGAGGAGCGATAATCGCTGCACTTTATGCGGCTATTACCATACTTCTGGCCCCCATAAGTTATGGACCTTTGCAGGTACGTGTCTCGGAGGCTCTGACGGTCTTGCCATATTTAGAGCCCGCGGCGATACCTGGCCTTTTTGTTGGATGCATCTTTGCAAATATCTATGGTGGGCTTGGACCTTGGGATATATTTGGCGGCTCCCTTCTGACATTGATAGCCGCCTTTCTCACTTGGCAAATTGGCAGAATATTTCGCAAAAGTGCCTCGCCGGTTATCCATTATTATTATGGTCCGCTGCTCGCCTTGCTTCCACCTGTGATCATCAATGCCTTTGGTGTGGCCTACATCCTCATGGTTGTTCTCAAAGTTCCATATTGGATAACCGCGCTATATGTTGGTATCGGTCAAAGCATCGCCGTATACATTCTGGGTTATCCATTGTTGTTGATCCTTCTAAAGAGAGGTTTTCCCACGGGTCTGTCTAGACTGGAGGGAAGGAAAATACGAGAATTTAAATCGTAG
- the murI gene encoding glutamate racemase, with product MDNRPIGVFDSGVGGLTVVSEIIKGLPNESIIYFGDTARFPYGSKSPDELQRFTFEIIDFLRGEGIKLMVIACNSASSAALEAAQKHFDIPILGVIEPGARAAVLATRTRKVGVIGTPATISSGAYARAVHLFDAGVQVYSQACPELADFVERGEISGPEVERVVRWYLSPLILAGVDSLILGCTHYPLLTVAIRKVVGDEVRLISSAKEAAKELKELLAMKGSFREGESIALYRFISSGDETRFLELGERFLGREINTVERVSLKEIILPRGGG from the coding sequence ATGGATAATCGACCCATTGGGGTTTTCGATTCGGGTGTGGGAGGTCTCACCGTTGTATCCGAGATAATCAAAGGTCTTCCAAATGAGAGCATAATTTATTTTGGGGATACAGCCCGTTTCCCTTATGGCTCAAAAAGCCCGGACGAGCTGCAAAGATTCACCTTCGAAATAATCGATTTTCTTCGAGGGGAAGGCATCAAACTCATGGTCATCGCCTGCAATAGTGCCTCTTCCGCTGCTTTGGAAGCGGCTCAGAAGCATTTCGATATCCCCATACTGGGAGTAATAGAACCGGGAGCAAGAGCCGCGGTTTTGGCCACGCGCACTCGTAAGGTTGGTGTGATAGGGACACCAGCCACCATCTCCAGTGGAGCTTATGCTCGAGCTGTGCACTTATTCGATGCGGGTGTGCAAGTATATTCTCAAGCCTGTCCGGAGCTTGCCGATTTCGTTGAGCGAGGAGAGATCTCAGGGCCGGAGGTCGAGAGGGTGGTGCGATGGTATCTCTCTCCGCTGATCTTGGCCGGTGTTGACAGTTTAATTTTGGGCTGCACCCATTATCCCTTGTTAACTGTGGCAATCCGAAAGGTTGTGGGCGATGAGGTGAGGCTCATAAGTTCAGCTAAAGAAGCCGCCAAGGAATTAAAGGAGCTTTTGGCAATGAAGGGAAGCTTTAGGGAGGGGGAATCCATTGCCCTTTATCGCTTCATTTCCAGTGGTGATGAAACCCGTTTCCTTGAATTGGGCGAGAGATTTTTGGGTCGAGAGATAAACACTGTGGAGAGGGTTTCTTTGAAGGAAATAATCCTTCCCAGAGGTGGAGGGTAA